Sequence from the Thalassoglobus sp. JC818 genome:
TGGGCGAATTACTTCAACCGGGGAATTGTCGAGCCGACAGATGATTTGTCGCTGGGGAATCCTCCCAGCAACGGTCCATTGCTGGACTATCTCGCACAGGGATTCATCGACAGTGGATATGACATGAAGTGGGTCCATCGGGAGATTTGCCTCTCCGACACCTACCAACGCTCATGGAAACCGACCGAGACAAACATTCATGATGAGCGAAACTTCAGTCGGGCAGTCCCTCGACGACTCCCCGCCGAAGTCGCTTACGATGCAATTACCATGGCGACGTTGAACGACGATCGTGCTGAACTCTTCACGAACGATCTCGACGGCCGAGCACTGACTCAAACATCTCCACCTCGTAATGCCCGAGGCGGCATCGATTACGCGTTGTCAGTCTTTGGACGTTCAACTCGAGAGAGCAATTGCGATTGCGATCGTTCTTCGGAAGCAAGTCTTCTGCAGACGCTCTTCGTTCGAAACGATGATGACACGCTGAACATGCTCGATGATCGAAACGGATGGCTGGCCAGCTTGAGCCGTCAGTCGCAGGAAAAAGCGGCAGACGCGGGTGTCAAGCGGAAAGTCGAAAACCTCGAACGTCGCATGGCTCAGTTGCAGCGCCAATTGAAGAAGGCCGAGAAAGCTGGCAGTAAAGGTCAGGTCACAAAACTTGAGAAACAACTGGCAGCCACTGAACTTCAGCTTCTTCCGCTCACCGCAGAACCAACTGCGAATGAAGGTAAGAAATCACAACAAGACCTCAACGCACTGATCGAGGAAGCTTACCTGCGGACTGTCAGTCGATTCCCAAGCGAGTCTGAGCAGACCATTGCCATGGCTCACTTGAAAGACTCGGAAGACCTCAACGCAGGGATCAAAGACCTGATGTGGGCACTCCTCAACACGAAAGAGTTTCTCGTTAACCACTAGTCATCTTTTCCAAGCATGGCTTCGAAAGACGGGGCCATGCTTGGTGAGTCTGCGTTAACTGATTTCATAAAGATTTACTGACCGCGAACATCATTCACCAGTTGATTTCAACTTTTCAACAGGAACAGAAACTATGGCGATTCATAAGACATGCGACGGGATGCAGCGACGCGATTTTCTACGAGTAGGGGCAGTGGGTGCTTCTTCTCTGTCGCTGGGGTCGTTCTTGAAGATGAGCGAAGCCGGACAGGTCAACCAGGCTGCGAAAGCCAAGTCGGCGATTTTCATCAATCTTCCCGGTGGTCCTTCGCACATGGACACCTTCGATCTGAAACCTGATGCCCCCGATGAATATCGAGGGGAATTCCAACCGATTCAGACGAAGATTCCGGGAATCGAAATTTCGGAGCACCTCCCGAAGCTTGCGTCTTCGATGGACAAGTTCGTGATTCTTCGAGGCGTCAGCCACACACTCGCTGCACACCGACTGGGATCAGAGTACGTCAACTCAGGAAATCGTCCGTTGCCCTCATTGGAGTTTCCGGGTTACGGAGCAATTGTGACCCGCGAACTCGGCGGACCAGCAGACTTGCCTCCGTTTGTTTCCATCCCGCGTTCGACTCAGACACCGGGGTATCTCGGCGTGAAGTACGCTCCACTTCATACCAACTCCACTCCGCAAGCAGGACGTCCATATTCTGTGCGTGGAATTTCACTCGGAAGCGGATTGACGATTTCGGATGTTGAGAAGCGACAGAGCTTGCTCAACAGTCTCGACACCACGTTCGCTGGCTTCGAGAAAGACAATCAACTGCTCGATGGACTCGATCGATTTTCACAGCAGGCCTACTCGATGATTACTTCGAAGCGTGCCAGAGACGCCTTCGATGTGAGTCTTGAGAATCCGCAGTTCGCGAGCCAGTATGGCGAAGGCGCGTTCGGTCAGAGCTGTCTACTGGCGACTCGACTTGTCGAAGCCGGCGTGCGGTTCGTCACGGTTTCAACCGGTGGCTGGGACACACATCGCGACAACTGGGACAAACTGAAGACCAATCTCCTTCCAAGTTTGGACGAAGGACTCTCTGGCCTCTTGAATGGCCTGGAGCAAAAAGGTCTTCTGGAATCGACTGCTGTTTATGTGACTGGTGAATTCGGACGTACTCCGAAGATTAATCAGGAACGCGGCGGACGTGACCACTATCCTCGCTGCATGTTCATGCTGATGGCCGGTGGCGGAATTTCTGGCGGCCGAGTGCTTGGACAGTCCGACGACAAAGCGACG
This genomic interval carries:
- a CDS encoding DUF1501 domain-containing protein, which codes for MAIHKTCDGMQRRDFLRVGAVGASSLSLGSFLKMSEAGQVNQAAKAKSAIFINLPGGPSHMDTFDLKPDAPDEYRGEFQPIQTKIPGIEISEHLPKLASSMDKFVILRGVSHTLAAHRLGSEYVNSGNRPLPSLEFPGYGAIVTRELGGPADLPPFVSIPRSTQTPGYLGVKYAPLHTNSTPQAGRPYSVRGISLGSGLTISDVEKRQSLLNSLDTTFAGFEKDNQLLDGLDRFSQQAYSMITSKRARDAFDVSLENPQFASQYGEGAFGQSCLLATRLVEAGVRFVTVSTGGWDTHRDNWDKLKTNLLPSLDEGLSGLLNGLEQKGLLESTAVYVTGEFGRTPKINQERGGRDHYPRCMFMLMAGGGISGGRVLGQSDDKATEPLNDGFTPDDVAASFYHNIGIDHTKEYHTNTGRPVMIVREGNVIEELFV